A region from the Lycium barbarum isolate Lr01 chromosome 8, ASM1917538v2, whole genome shotgun sequence genome encodes:
- the LOC132605810 gene encoding ATP-dependent zinc metalloprotease FTSH 9, chloroplastic-like: MEHLLRPVIHVQISLNFQYYNNNNNNNNTNPNYFYKHNTFFSSRYGFLHQKKPISLNFPPNSLNGFQFWGKNRKNRVGSTGKPEFSAADSKKCSGSEPGRGFEFWGKSSSRKRIIVRANGSGCEQDSDSTEKTETSATDSKKNPGQEPGRVKNSGRKEKQGKDKWWWWWSKGKKLRWEPIVQAQEIGVLLLQLGIVMFVMRLLRPGLPLPGSDPRAPTMFVSVPYSEFLSKISSNKVEKVEVDGVHIMFKLKNSEVSSSSSSSSVIENNNEVVNGNGNSIKLQDSEVLLLRSVSPTKKIVYTTTRPSDIKTPYEKMLENDVEFGSPDKRSGGFLNSALIALFYVAVLAGLLHRFPVNFSQSTAGQLRNRKSGGSGGAKVSELGETITFDDVAGVDEAKEELEEIVEFLRNPDKYVRLGARPPRGVLLVGLPGTGKTLLAKAVAGEAEVPFISCSASEFVELYVGMGASRVRDLFARAKKEAPSIIFIDEIDAVAKSRDGKFRIVSNDEREQTLNQLLTEMDGFDSNSAVIVLGATNRSDVLDPALRRPGRFDRVVMVEAPDRIGREAILKVHVSKKELPLAQDVNLGNIASMTTGFTGADLANLVNEAALLAGRLNKVVVEKDDFIQAVERSIAGIEKKTAKLQGSEKGVVARHEAGHAVVGTAVANLLGGQQPRVEKLSILPRSGGALGFTYIPPTTEDRYLLFVDELRGRLVTLLGGRAAEEVLYSGRVSTGAFDDIRRATDMAYKAVAEYGLSDTIGPISVATLSSGGMDDGGSMPWGNDQGHLVDLVQREVKALLQSALDIALCVVRANLKVLEGLGAQLEEQEKVEGEVLQEWLSLVVAPAELNFFVKGKQGSLLPLQAGS, translated from the exons ATGGAACACCTTCTTCGTCCTGTTATTCATGTACAAATTTCCTTAAATTTTCAGtattacaataataataataataataataatactaatccAAACTATTTTTATAAACATAATACTTTCTTCTCTAGTCGTTATGGTTTTTTACACCAAAAAAAACCCATTTCTTTAAATTTTCCTCCAAATTCCCTAAATGGGTTTCAATTTTGGGGCAAAAATAGGAAAAACCGGGTCGGGTCAACCGGAAAACCCGAATTTTCAGCTGCAGATAGCAAGAAATGTTCCGGGTCAGAACCGGGTCGCGGGTTTGAATTTTGGGGGAAAAGCAGTTCGAGGAAGAGAATCATAGTCCGGGCTAACGGGTCGGGTTGCGAGCAGGATTCGGATTCGACGGAAAAAACCGAAACTTCAGCCACGGACAGCAAGAAAAATCCGGGTCAAGAACCGGGTCGGGTCAAGAATTCGGGTCGGAAGGAGAAGCAAGGGAAAGATaaatggtggtggtggtggtcgAAAGGGAAGAAATTGCGGTGGGAACCGATAGTACAAGCGCAAGAAATTGGTGTTTTGTTACTACAGTTAGGGATTGTGATGTTTGTTATGAGATTGCTCCGACCCGGTTTACCGTTACCCGGGTCGGATCCTAGAGCCCCGACGATGTTTGTAAGCGTTCCGTATAGTGAGTTTTTGAGTAAGATAAGTAGTAATAAGGTTGAGAAAGTTGAGGTTGATGGTGTACATATAATGTTCAAATTGAAGAATAGTGAAGtgagtagtagtagtagtagtagtagtgttATAGAGAATAATAATGAGGTTGTGAATGGAAATGGAAATAGTATTAAGTTGCAGGATTCAGAGGTGTTGTTGTTAAGGAGTGTAAGTCCTACAAAGAAAATTGTGTATACTACGACGAGGCCGAGTGATATAAAGACACCTTATGAGAAAATGCTTGAGAATGATGTTGAGTTTGGTTCTCCGGATAAACGGTCTGGTGGGTTCTTGAATTCTGCACTG ATAGCATTATTTTATGTTGCTGTGCTAGCGGGGCTTCTTCATCGTTTCCCAGTGAACTTTTCTCAG AGCACAGCTGGTCAGCTCCGAAATCGCAAGTCAGGGGGTTCAGGTGGTGCAAAAGTGTCTGAACTAGGGGAAACGATCACATTTGATGACGTTGCAGGCGTTGACGAGGCTAAGGAGGAGCTAGAAGAAATTGTG GAATTTCTTAGAAATCCAGATAAGTATGTTCGTCTTGGTGCACGTCCTCCTCGTGGTGTTCTACTG GTAGGTCTCCCGGGGACAGGAAAGACACTTCTAGCAAAGGCTGTTGCTGGGGAAGCCGAGGTTCCTTTTATCAGTTGTtctgcaagtgagtttgtagaattGTATGTTGGAATGGGAGCATCACGCGTCCGTGACCTGTTTGCACGGGCAAAGAAGGAGGCACCTTCTATAATTTTTATCGATGAG ATAGATGCTGTGGCAAAAAGCCGTGATGGTAAATTCCGCATCGTAAGCAATGATGAAAGAGAGCAAACATTGAACCAACTACTCACT GAGATGGATGGATTTGACAGTAATTCTGCTGTTATTGTTCTTGGAGCGACAAATCGCTCTGATGTCTTAGACCCTGCTCTTCGCCGACCTGGGAGATTTGACCGTGTAGTGATG GTGGAAGCACCTGATAGGATTGGAAGAGAAGCTATCTTAAAGGTACATGTCTCCAAGAAAGAACTTCCCTTGGCACAAGATGTTAATCTTGGTAACATCGCTTCTATGACTACTGGTTTCACTGG GGCAGATCTTGCAAATCTGGTGAATGAAGCTGCTTTGTTGGCGGGAAGGCTGAATAAAGTTGTAGTTGAAAAAGATGACTTCATTCAAGCTGTTGAGCGTTCAATTGCG GGCATTGAGAAGAAGACCGCCAAACTGCAGGGCAGTGAAAAGGGCGTAGTTGCACGGCATGAAGCAGGGCACGCGGTAGTTGGGACTGCTGTTGCAAATCTTCTGGGAGGGCAGCAGCCACGGGTTGAG AAGCTAAGCATATTGCCAAGATCTGGAGGGGCTTTAGGATTTACTTATATTCCTCCAACTACTGAGGACAGATATCTGCTCTTTGTTGATGAATTGCGGGGAAGATTGGTCACTCTTCTTGGTGGACGTGCAGCAGAAGAAGTATTGTACTCTGGACGTGTCTCCACTGGTGCTTTTGATGATATACGCAGAGCAACAGACATGGCCTACAAGGCAGTGGCTGAATATGGTCTTAGTGATACCATTGGCCCTATTTCAGTGGCTACACTTTCTAGTGGTGGGATGGATGATGGTGGATCCATGCCCTGGGGAAATGATCAG GGGCATCTTGTTGATCTTGTTCAAAGAGAGGTCAAGGCTTTACTGCAGTCTGCACTTGATATTGCACTCTGTGTTGTACGTGCTAATCTGAAGGTTCTTGAGGGGTTGGGAGCTCAATTGGAAG AGCAAGAGAAAGTAGAAGGTGAAGTACTACAAGAATGGTTGAGCCTGGTCGTTGCACCAGCGGAGCTTAATTTTTTTGTTAAAGGCAAACAAGGGTCTTTACTTCCACTGCAAGCTGGCTCTTAA